TATCGGCCATActtggttttcaatgtaattttatacgtttacagtggaacctcccatAACAGACCCTCCCACTAGAGGACAACCTCCATGCCGCCTCAAATTAACAGACTGACCAACCCCTCGCTATGCTACAGAAAACACAAAAACGTAAAGAAATGTGCTTATGAAACTCAAATCCAAGAAATAGAGTACTCTTCTATAGCTTTCACCACACTCGTGATGTCCATTAACAGGAGGCCTGGCCCCGCTTCAGCGTATACCGCACATGACCCACACTCAACCAGCCAAGCAGAATTTCGTCTCCTCCAACCATCACTCCCCCACACATCCAGTACACATCCATCCTCACAGTGGCGAGCACCAACGGCAGTGTATAGTCATTAACTCAAAGACTTTGGTAACGCATCAAATGATGTAAACTCTTGCAACTATGTCAATAGTATAGATTCtagcactacatgtatataagtcTCAGTGTTCATGTCAATGTTTTGGGCTAAATCACCTTGAATTGAAAACGGTTGCTTCATTTAATTTGTATATAAACAGTGGGATTACTTCTTCCGAGACGAGCGGACACGGTTAATGTGAAAAAATTGTACCACTTGGAAAATTACCCTATAGGTTTGACCAATAtcatggtaataattatgggcatTCAATTTAGATCTACCGCTATAATGTGTGCTGTGAGACACCAAAAAAGATCACATGCAATTTTTTGAACATTTGAACTCTTTGTCTAGCTAATTATGATTTGCGTGAAAGCGCTCACAAATCTGAGCAAAATGCCCAATAAGATTTCTAGTGAAATGCGTGAAGACTTAATATACATAAGTACGTAGTACTGCATGGCTTCTCATGCAGGCTTTACTAATTATAACCTTATATAActcattagcctcgattccagcccgctctcaattgagaaagtgagaggggctgggatcgaggctaatagctCAATATAATTGCGATTATTGTACCTAGACCATGAtcgaatgcatgcatgtgttcaagTTGGACAAagacgtatatatatataattatccaaGACTCAATACGTACTTGCTGAGGCCTATAAAAGTGGTATGCATGCAAGTATAAGTAATGTGCATTACCATCATCAAGTTCCATACAAATAGTTCGAATGTTTAGTCAGTTTCTTCCTCGAGTGGAATCAATTCTTCTGTTTCAAATTTCTCATAGTTTCTACCTTGCTTAAAAAAGCCATCAGAAATAATATCTGCTTTAATTCCACTTGGCTCCTGCTCCCCATCAAGACGATAAACACGCTGGGCTCTTCCGATGAATTGAGCAAATTTGACAGGAGAGTGAATGTTTGTGGCAATTGCAGCTACACTGATAGGTGGGTGGTCGAAACCCTCGAGCAGCATATGCACAATTATAATCAGAGTTAATTTTCCTGCCTTTAAATCGCAAATAACAGATTTCTGTTTAGGTTCGGACATTTCACTGTGAATCACTGAAGCTGTTAATGGTGAATAATTGTGGCTCCACTCTTCACAAATTTGCTTAGCATCGGCTATAGATGAAGCACATAAAATCGCCATATGTTTCGTGCCGCCTGGTAACGGTTGATCCCTGTTTTTTTCTTCCAGTCTCATCTTGATTTTCGGAAGCAACTCTTTTGCTTTTTGTAGAGATTCACTTGGCACATAACGTGAACCTACAATCTGGTCTAAATCTATTGGATTTGTATCACGAATAATTTCTTTCTCTACAGCATCTTTTCGACTCATATGATAAGCGAACCCAGTGCTGTCGATATCCTCGGTTATTTTTTTCTTGTCGGAACGAAATGGAGTTGCTGTGAAAAACACAACTTTTGCATGAGCTTCAAACCTGTTTATAATATCTTTCCATGTCTTAGAAGGAAGATGATGGGCTTCATCCACTATCACTACTGAGAACGAGTCTTCATCCAATTCACTCCAAGTGTAGATGTTTTCTCTCGACTTCGTATGACCTTTTTGGGAATTGACAAGACATATGTGATATAGGCATAAGGTGAAGGGTGCAATGTCATCAGCTGTATTGATGATATGGGCTCTGTAGTGGTACCTTTGTATTTTCTTCTTCTCATTGAATAGGCCTCTTTTCAATAGAAAAGAATTGCAAATGTCATCTCTAGGGACAAAATTATCAATTAGTTGCTTTAAGATCACTTTACCTGGTGCAATAACAAGGATGGGTTTGTTCAAATCGATACCTTGAAGTTTCTTGCTAGAAACATACTTCCCAAAGTAGTACGGCAAGCAGCATATCACTCCTGTCTTTCCAGAGCCAGTGGGCATCGAGACAATAGCTGTTTGGTTGGCTGTCGCAGGAGTAGAAAACCAGTTGATAACGCTTTCAAGAGCTTCAAGCTGGTGATCATAAAGTCTTCCTTTTTTCTCAAGACTTTTTACAATTTTTTGTCCATGCTTTTCAAGAAAAGGAGGTTCAGTTTCAGTTGAACTATCAGAATCAGTATTCTCATCAATTTTtgatgccataattataatattctTGCTGGccacaaaatgtacaaaatgtaCTCACTTTATATAACCAGGATAGCAGCATCACTATAGTAACCTACAACACTGGTACCACACGTCACATGACTAGCCAAAAGGATATTAACTCgtgcatgaatatcatcaAGACTGTTAACTTTGATAGTGGATACATGCAGTCCTTTTAGTAACACTTCAGAGAACAGCTCCATATACGCCAATGAAACTCATTTGAAAATGGTGTATCAAAGTGTCCGGGGGTTCTCATTTCGagatacattgtatataacaCTACACCcatgcaacagtgacggcttgcgagtctactaATTCAGATACTTTGCAGTTAATGTGGCATACAGTAATTAATGCATGTTTGCTTCTCTTCCCCACTGGCCTACCACACTGACACCACCATGCACCCCCTGTGATGACACttgtttgtgtataattatagggaaactggctaaataattatattgggtCAATTAAGCGGAATAATACACCATTCTCAACGGAGTTTCattggcatataattatatggagctGTTTTCTGAGGCTGTGCTGAAGGTCATTCAATGTAGtgtacgtagtggctctgggaccatatccgtgtatctcttctaactcccgcaaaagcctgggaaacttattgtgtccaatgcatacatctca
The Halichondria panicea chromosome 11, odHalPani1.1, whole genome shotgun sequence DNA segment above includes these coding regions:
- the LOC135344391 gene encoding uncharacterized protein LOC135344391; this encodes MASKIDENTDSDSSTETEPPFLEKHGQKIVKSLEKKGRLYDHQLEALESVINWFSTPATANQTAIVSMPTGSGKTGVICCLPYYFGKYVSSKKLQGIDLNKPILVIAPGKVILKQLIDNFVPRDDICNSFLLKRGLFNEKKKIQRYHYRAHIINTADDIAPFTLCLYHICLVNSQKGHTKSRENIYTWSELDEDSFSVVIVDEAHHLPSKTWKDIINRFEAHAKVVFFTATPFRSDKKKITEDIDSTGFAYHMSRKDAVEKEIIRDTNPIDLDQIVGSRYVPSESLQKAKELLPKIKMRLEEKNRDQPLPGGTKHMAILCASSIADAKQICEEWSHNYSPLTASVIHSEMSEPKQKSVICDLKAGKLTLIIIVHMLLEGFDHPPISVAAIATNIHSPVKFAQFIGRAQRVYRLDGEQEPSGIKADIISDGFFKQGRNYEKFETEELIPLEEETD